Below is a window of Oncorhynchus masou masou isolate Uvic2021 unplaced genomic scaffold, UVic_Omas_1.1 unplaced_scaffold_3898, whole genome shotgun sequence DNA.
ctacagtttacaactgcacatgggaacaaagattggaggaaaaagggggaggcttgcaagctgaagaacaccatcccaaccgtgaagcacgtgtgcggcagcatcatgttgtagggttgctttgctgcaggagggactggtgcaattcacaaaatagatggatggcatcatgaggacggaaagtTATGTGGATTTAgagaagcaacatctcaagacatcagtcaggaggttaaagcttggtcgcaaatgggtcttccaaatggacatgaccccaagcatacttccaaagttgtggcaaaatagacaacaaagtcaaggttttggagttgccatcacaaagccctgacctcaatcctacagaaaatttgcgggcagaactgaaaaagtgtgtgtgagcaaggaggcctacaaacttgactcagttacaccagctctgtcaggaggaatgggccaaaattcactcaacttattgtgggaagctgttgaaggctactcgaaacgtttgacccaagtgaaacaatttaaaggcaatgctaccaaatactaattgagtgtatgtaaacttctgacccactgggaatgtgatgaaagaaataaaagctgaaataaatccttctcttaACTATTATTttgatttcacattcttaaagtaaagtggtgatcctaactgacctaagacagggaatttttactaggattttgatgtcaggaattgtgaaaaactgagtttaaatgtatttggctaaggtgtatgtaaacttctgacttcaactctatatcCTGGTATCATGTGGTTTAGCAACGAAGGAAAAAAATGTTTTAGTCTATTATATATTTACGTTTGCCAATTTGTTTGATAAAGCCTTGAATAAAAGAAAAAGTCAACCTATAATTTAATTATATATTTAGTTATAGGCGTATATCAAGTCCATGTACCTATGGATTGTGCATAGGCTTATACAGCTTTCACATTTGAGTTCTTTCTTGGGGCCCGAATGTGTTTAAATGCTTTTTTCAGTTTCATTCACCTGCATTTATAcatctgtatttatttatttttgtttttgattCTTAAAGGTTATTGTTATTGCCTAGACAACCTCATGTTGATTCTTTGTATGTGGTAAACACTGCACAGTACACCAGAGGACTCTTTGTGAGAATCATTGTCATTTTCTTTAAAAAGTGTCAATTGACCCTGTAACGGATGGATCGCCAACTGTCGATTTGACACTGAAATAAAACATTCATTCAGTCATTCAGGTTTCTCACTGTTCATGTGTCTGGTTTTGTAATGTAAGTAGTTGTAAGTTGTGTGTTCTTGGTCAGTCtaggtcatggaaagagcaggtgttcttaatgttttgtacactcagtgcatgTTTGGCAGAGGGATTAGGATACATTTCCCAATAGGATGTGGAATCAGTGTCAACATGTGTTTTGGTACATTGTCCttgcagcctagtggttagagtgttgggtcagtaaccgtaAGGCTTTTAAATcgaatccctgaactgacaaggtacaaatctgccgttctgcccctgaacaaagcagttaacccactgttcctaggctgtcattggaaataagaatttgttcttaactgacttgcatagttataTAAATAAACAATATTTGGCAGATTCCCAATAAGATGTAGAATCAGTGTAAACATGTTGTTTTTGTACTTTGTCCTTGTGGCTTGGTGCACTACATGTATAAAAGTGTTCCTCTTTCTCAAGCTGAACAGAACCTACAGACTACCACCTGTGATTCCTTCTCTGACAGGAAAAGATTACCATGGAGAAGTTGGCCATCCTTCTGCTTCTGAGTGCTTCCATTGCACTGGGCGACGCAAACCTGACCCAGCTGCTTGGTTTAGAACCCTTACTGAAGACTAAGGTGGAACAGACTCCTCCTGAGGCTCAGGTGGAAGCAGTGCAGGAGGGGATAAAGGAAGGTTCGTGTCCCTCAGACTGGTACACATATGGATCACACTGTTTCAAGTTTGTCAGCATTCAGCAATCATTCGTAGATTCGGAGCAAAACTGTTTGGCACTTGGTGGAAACCTAGCATCCGTGCATAGCCTTTTAGAGTACCAGTTTATGCAAGCACTGACAAAGGATGCCAATGGCAACCTACATAGCACCTGGCTTGGAGGTTTTGATGCAATCAAGGAGGGCACATGGATGTGGTCAGATGGGTCCAGATTTGATTACACTAACTGGGACACCGATGAGCCCAATAatagtggagaaggagaggactgTCTGCATATGAACGCTGCAAGTGCGAAGCTCTGGTTTGACGTGCCCTGTGAGTGGAAGTTTGCATCTCTCTGTTCCAGAAGAATGTAGGCTAGGAAACACCACAGCTACTTCACCACCTCCAGGGGTCAACAGTCTACACTTCAATAATCAAACCAAGATCTGCCACTCACTGCAGCTCACCAACATGACAAGTAAAACCTCTATTCACAAAAAAAGCTAGCCACCTATCTAATAATTAGCTAACGAGCCATATCCAACAGTTACAAATAATGACAGAGGACTTTACAAGAAACAGCAAACAGAAAACATGTAGCTATCGAAGAAACAGTCTTTGAAGCTCAATGCAGACTTTTATACTAAGTCATTatctgctgttagctagctactgtttaGGTAGGCTAACATGTCAGGTTAACTAACATTAGCTAAGCATGTGATGAAACTGTGTGATGTTGCTAATTCTGTTGCTAATTCTGTTGCATACTttgaattgtttttgtttttgctaATTCTTGACAAGTTGTCATGCCGCATGAATAAAGACAATGGTATATGTGCGATTTGTACCAACTGTACAatgagtctcacaaagacactttAATTAACATTAAGAAATAACACTTAAAGCACACACAATCTATTTTTAAACTAGAATAAATAAAATCTCTCAATAACATGAACCTGCATCACTAAAAATGATTGATACATGATAAAACCTTAACATACTGTTAATATTAATTGTTAACTCTTTACTAACATACCATTAGTTAATGAATGGTTTAGATGCGGGACATTAAGGTTATATAACTATTAACTAAAATGAATTATCAGCTTTATAAACAATGTATAAATGCATTTCTTATGGCTTAGTAAAAATGCATTAAATTAATAAATGCTTAGTAGATACATTcacaaattatttttttcaggTTAAATAATGCATTGACTAATGTTAATGTATCCTTATTGTAAAGTGTTACCTTTCCTTGTCTTTCATATCTGAGGCTAAATCCATGAGGCTGAGAAATGTGATAGGGAAtgtgtcgagagagagagagagagagagagggagagggagagggcgagagagagggagagggagagggagagggcgagagagagggagagggcgagagagagggagagggcgagagagagggagagggcgagagagagagggcgagagagagagggtgagagagagagagagagagagagagagagagagagagagataaagtgcTATTCTATTTCTCCCTGAATGAAGGACTGAAAAAAACACAGAAAAGGAAGAGAAGGCACAGGAACAGAGTGTCACTCAGACAATGTGACAGTCAGTAGGAGGAGGGACATGAGGAGGAAGCTGCTTCTATTGCGCTGTTGTTGGAGGATATTAGTTTGT
It encodes the following:
- the LOC135534738 gene encoding ladderlectin-like, translating into MEKLAILLLLSASIALGDANLTQLLGLEPLLKTKVEQTPPEAQVEAVQEGIKEGSCPSDWYTYGSHCFKFVSIQQSFVDSEQNCLALGGNLASVHSLLEYQFMQALTKDANGNLHSTWLGGFDAIKEGTWMWSDGSRFDYTNWDTDEPNNSGEGEDCLHMNAASAKLWFDVPCEWKFASLCSRRM